The Flavobacterium praedii genome window below encodes:
- the blaOXA gene encoding class D beta-lactamase: MKKIAILLNIFLLVNISVQAQKKSEIKKPEFGTILDSLKVKGAILIYDVKNNTYYSNDYAWAKTGIIPASTFKIPNSIIALETGVIANDSVIFKWDGEKRNNKKWEQDLTFKQAFQVSCVPCYQEIARKIGVTRMKTYLKKLNYSGMAFDTLTLDNFWLQGKSKFSQMQQIDFLESLYFSKLPISKRTENIMKNIMLIEKTESYTLRGKTGWGMRGELDNGWFVGYLETQNTVYFFATNVEMKNATMESFPAIRMNATKEAFRKMKLMN; this comes from the coding sequence CAAGCACAAAAAAAGAGCGAAATTAAAAAACCCGAATTTGGAACTATCTTGGACAGTTTGAAAGTAAAAGGAGCCATTTTAATTTATGATGTAAAAAACAACACTTACTATTCGAATGACTATGCTTGGGCAAAAACAGGAATAATTCCAGCCTCTACTTTTAAAATTCCAAATTCAATTATTGCTTTGGAAACTGGAGTAATAGCAAACGATTCGGTTATTTTTAAATGGGATGGAGAAAAACGCAATAATAAAAAATGGGAACAAGATTTGACTTTCAAACAAGCTTTTCAAGTTTCTTGCGTGCCTTGTTACCAAGAAATAGCTCGAAAAATTGGCGTTACGCGAATGAAAACCTATTTAAAAAAATTAAATTATTCTGGAATGGCTTTCGATACTCTGACTCTTGATAATTTTTGGTTACAAGGAAAATCAAAGTTCTCACAAATGCAGCAAATTGATTTTTTAGAAAGCTTGTATTTTTCAAAATTACCCATTTCAAAACGAACTGAAAATATCATGAAAAACATTATGTTAATAGAAAAAACCGAAAGTTATACTTTAAGGGGAAAAACGGGTTGGGGTATGCGAGGTGAATTGGATAATGGCTGGTTTGTGGGTTATTTAGAAACCCAAAATACAGTATACTTTTTTGCTACAAATGTCGAAATGAAAAATGCAACTATGGAAAGTTTCCCTGCTATTCGAATGAATGCAACCAAAGAAGCATTTAGGAAAATGAAGTTGATGAATTAA